CCATCAGCGCGTCAATCACGCTCAGACGGATGCCGGAAAAACCGCGCGCCAGGCTGTTAATTTTCAGGACCATGATCAGACGCACCATCGCGTCGTCCAGTGCTTCACCGACGCCCGCTGCGTGCGAAAGCACCAGCGAACGTTGAAGATTTTCCAGATCGGCGGTGGCGATGCGGGTTGAAGCCAGCAGGCCAAAACCGGTATTTATGCCGTAGGCGGTGCGCCCTTCAGCCATAATCGCATTCACGCAGGCGACGCTGGCGTTAATGCCTGCAATAGCGCTTTCATCGAGCGTCAATGTTTGCGGCTGGCGATAAATATTCAACAGTTGGGCAAGGGTCAACTGACCCGGAATCAGGTTAAGTGTGCTCATTTTTTCTGCCCCTGGGTTGCAGCAATCATCGGTAAATTCAGTCCCTGTTCAGCGGCGCATTCTACCGCGATTTCATAGCCTGCGTCGGCATGTCGCATCACGCCGGTGGCCGGGTCGTTATGCAGAACGCGGGCGATACGCGCCGCGGCCTCATCGGTGCCGTCGCAGACAATAACCATTCCGGCGTGCTGTGAAAAGCCCATCCCGACGCCACCGCCGTGGTGCAACGACACCCAGGTAGCACCGCTGGCGGTGTTGAGTAAGGCGTTCAGCAACGGCCAGTCAGAGACTGCATCGGAACCGTCGCGCATGGCTTCGGTTTCACGGTTGGGGCTGGCGACAGACCCAGAATCCAGGTGGTCGCGCCCAATCACAATCGGGGCCGACACTTCGCCGGAACGTACCATTTCGTTAAACGCCAGGCCGAGTTTTTGCCGCCATTCCAGACCCACCCAGCAGATGCGCGCCGGTAAGCCCTGGAAGCTGATGCGCTCGCGGGCCATATCCAGCCAGCGATGCAGATGTTGGTCGTCGCTGATAATTTCTTTCACTTTGGCATCGGTTTTGTAGATATCCTGCGGGTCGCCGGAGAGCGCGACCCAGCGGAACGGGCCGATACCGCGGCAGAACAGCGGGCGAATATAAGCCGGGACGAAGCCCGGGAAATCAAAGGCGTTGCTGACGCCCATTTCTTTCGCCATCTGGCGGATGTTATTGCCGTAATCGAAGGTCGGGACGCCCATCGCGTTAAACGCCAGCATCGCGCTGACGTGTTCCGCCATCGACTGTTTGGCGGCTTTCACCGTGCCCTGCGGGTCACTTTCGGCCTTCTGCTGATACGCTTCCCACGTCCAGCCCTGCGGCAGATAGCCGTGCAGCGGATCGTGCGCGCTGGTCTGGTCGGTGACCATATCCGGACGCACGCCGCGTTTAACCAGTTCCGGCAATACATCGGCGGCGTTAGCGCGCAGCGCCACGGAAACGGCGCGGCCTTCGGCGGTGTATTTTTTGATACGAACCATCGCATCGTCCAGCGATTCGGCTTGTTCGTCGATGTATTGGGTGCGAAGACGGAAATCGATGCGGCTCTGCTGGCATTCAATCACCAGAGAACAGGCCCCGGCTAAGGTAGCGGCTAACGGCTGCGCACCGCCCATTCCGCCAAGCCCAGCGGTGAGGACCCAACGCCCTTGCAGGTTGCCGTTGTAATGCTGGCGTCCGGCTTCGACGAAGGTTTCGTAGGTGCCCTGCACGATGCCCTGACTGCCGATGTAAATCCAGCTCCCGGCGGTCATCTGGCCGTACATCGCCAGCCCTTTCGCGTCGAGTTCGTTGAAGTGTTCCCACGTCGCCCAGTGTGGGACGAGGTTGGAGTTGGCAATCAGCACTCGCGGCGCGTTGTCGTGGGTTTTAAACACGCCCACCGGTTTGCCGGACTGCACTAACAGAGTCTCATCGTTTTCGAGGTTTTTCAGGGCTTCGACCATCGCGTCGTAGCATTCCCAGTTGCGGGCCGCGCGCCCAATCCCCCCATAGACCACCAGCTCGTGCGGATTCTCCGCCACGTCCGGGTCGAGGTTGTTCATTAACATGCGCAGCGGGGCTTCGGTGAGCCAGCTTTTGGCGGTGAGCGTGTTCCCGCGCGGCGCACGGATTTCCTGGGGACGGTATTTATTCTGGGACATCGGAAAACTCCTGACGGATACGATGAAGACAAGAAATATATACTTGTCTATACAATCGTTCGCAAGCCAGGATTTAACAAGATTGATACATTTTTGCTATCTTGCGTCAGCAATCACGCTTTTGCTGACGCAATGGGTCACGAGGGAAAATGGCCCTGTAGGCGATAACGGCTCCCAGGGAAAATCAGACGGGCGTGAGAAACGATCCCGGTGCGCGACCAGGTGCGGCGGCGAATTAACAGGCACGGATCGTGTTCGTGGATGGTGAGCAAGCGGCACTCTTCGGCACTGGCTTTTACCGCTTCAACGATGTGCTCCCCTTCGGTGAGCGGCGCAATCAGCGACAGGTAGTCATGTGCAGTCGTGTTGGTGTAATCCTGTTGCAGGTATTCCGGCACCACCTCAGCATTCACGCAGCGATCTTCAATCTGGACCGGCACGTCGTTTTCGAAATGCACCATCAGCGAGTGGAAAATGCGCGTGCCTTCGGCCACGTTCAGCGCCTGCGCCTGCTGTGTATCGGCGTTGACGGCTTCCAGCAGCAGCACTTCACAGCGGTGCTGATGCTGACGGGCGGCGATTTCATCGGCAATGCTGTGCACTTCAAACAGCGCCGACTGCCCTTTTGGCTCGGCGACAAACGTCCCGACCCCCTGTAAGCGAACCAGCAAGCCTTCGTCAGTCAGCTCACGCAGCGCGCGGTTGATGGTCATCCGGCTGAAGCCAAACTGCGCCACCAGCTCCGCTTCCGAAGGAATGCGGTCATGCGGACGCCAGATACCCGCGGCGATATTGTCGCTGATAACGCGTTTGATCTTCTCATAGAACGGCGCGGGGGCGCCGGTTCGCGGTGAATACATGTGCCATCCTTTATTAATGCGGGTGCTGTCACGCATGCCAGCAATGAACAATTTGCCAGGCCAGTCTGGCCGCCGTGCGGGCACCCTGTCCGTCTCGGTCGTACTGCGGATTGAATTCAACCAAATCAACCGCCTGCAGTTTGCCACTCTGACACAGCGGCATGACTATTCGCAACAAGATTGCCAACGGGACGCCCAGCGCTGCCGGAGCCGATACCGCCGGCATTTCCCAGGCCGGGAGCACATCCAGATCGATGGTCAGATAAATGCGGTCATGTTCCGCAATCACCCGCTGAAGATCCTGTTGCAGCGCGCCGACGTGGTCATCGAGCAGGGTTAAATCTTCCAGCACGGTGACGTGACGCTCGCGCGCTTCTTGCCACAGCGCCTGCGTGTTTGCCGCGCGGCTGGCGCCATAGCAGGTGTAATTAAAGCGTCGGTTCTGGCTTTCGCAGTGCAACGCCAGCTGGCGGAACGGCGTGCCAGAGGTGGCCTCAGCGGCATGACGCAAATCCAGGTGCGCATCAAGATTGACGATTGCGACGTTTTCATTCGGGAAGGCGTCGAGCACGCCGGAACCGTGAGGCCAGGCCGTTTCATGTCCGCCGCCGAATACCAGGGTTTTCATCTGCGCGCGCTGACAGGCCAGCACCGCGTCGTGCAGCGCCTGCTGCGCCGGTTCCAGGCATCCCGGTTCGGCGTGCACGTTACCGAGATCAACCAGCACATCATGCCCGGCGTGACTGGCCATGTTGGCTAACGCCTTGCGCAGCGCGTCCGGCCCCTGCTGGGCGCCCGGCCGCCCCTGATTGCGCTTTACGCCTTCGTCACAGGCAAATCCGAGCAGGGCTATTTTCCCACGATGCATTTCGGGGGCAAAGTCGCTTGTGACCGTTACTGTCTGAAAAAGACGTTTTGCCGCGGGCGATTCGGCGCTGTCATCACGCCCCTGCCACAGTTCCGGCGGCGTCGGTTGCCAGAGATTCATGGCGTGACCTCGCCGCGAAACACGCGCTGCCAGAGCGGATTGCGCCCCGGTTCGTACACCATTTCAACCGGATGTTCGGCGTCCCAAATGGCGAAATCGGCCACAAAACCCACCGCCAGCTGTCCGTGCGAATGCTCGCGGCCCAGGGCACGCGCGGCGTGGCGGGTGACGCCGGTCCACGCTTCTTCGGGCGTGAGGCCGAATTTCACGCAGGCCATGTTCATCGCCAGATGCAGGCTGGCGAACGGGCTGGTGCCGGGGTTGTAATCCGTCGCTACCGCCATCGGGACGTGGTAACGACGCAGTGTGTCCACCGGCGGTTTTTGCGTTTCATTGAGGAAGTAAAATGCTCCGGGCAGCAGTACCGCGACCGTGCCGCTGTTGGCCATCGCCGCGACACCTTCTTCCGTCAGATATTCAATATGATCGGCAGAACGTCCTTTATAGCGGCTGACCAGCTGCGCGCCACCCAGCGAAGAAAGCTGTTCAACGTGGCCCTTCACCGGAATATTAAGCACTTGCGCGGCGCTGAACACGCGGTCGGTC
This DNA window, taken from Scandinavium goeteborgense, encodes the following:
- the hutG gene encoding formimidoylglutamase; translation: MNLWQPTPPELWQGRDDSAESPAAKRLFQTVTVTSDFAPEMHRGKIALLGFACDEGVKRNQGRPGAQQGPDALRKALANMASHAGHDVLVDLGNVHAEPGCLEPAQQALHDAVLACQRAQMKTLVFGGGHETAWPHGSGVLDAFPNENVAIVNLDAHLDLRHAAEATSGTPFRQLALHCESQNRRFNYTCYGASRAANTQALWQEARERHVTVLEDLTLLDDHVGALQQDLQRVIAEHDRIYLTIDLDVLPAWEMPAVSAPAALGVPLAILLRIVMPLCQSGKLQAVDLVEFNPQYDRDGQGARTAARLAWQIVHCWHA
- the hutU gene encoding urocanate hydratase; this encodes MSQNKYRPQEIRAPRGNTLTAKSWLTEAPLRMLMNNLDPDVAENPHELVVYGGIGRAARNWECYDAMVEALKNLENDETLLVQSGKPVGVFKTHDNAPRVLIANSNLVPHWATWEHFNELDAKGLAMYGQMTAGSWIYIGSQGIVQGTYETFVEAGRQHYNGNLQGRWVLTAGLGGMGGAQPLAATLAGACSLVIECQQSRIDFRLRTQYIDEQAESLDDAMVRIKKYTAEGRAVSVALRANAADVLPELVKRGVRPDMVTDQTSAHDPLHGYLPQGWTWEAYQQKAESDPQGTVKAAKQSMAEHVSAMLAFNAMGVPTFDYGNNIRQMAKEMGVSNAFDFPGFVPAYIRPLFCRGIGPFRWVALSGDPQDIYKTDAKVKEIISDDQHLHRWLDMARERISFQGLPARICWVGLEWRQKLGLAFNEMVRSGEVSAPIVIGRDHLDSGSVASPNRETEAMRDGSDAVSDWPLLNALLNTASGATWVSLHHGGGVGMGFSQHAGMVIVCDGTDEAAARIARVLHNDPATGVMRHADAGYEIAVECAAEQGLNLPMIAATQGQKK
- a CDS encoding histidine utilization repressor, with the translated sequence MYSPRTGAPAPFYEKIKRVISDNIAAGIWRPHDRIPSEAELVAQFGFSRMTINRALRELTDEGLLVRLQGVGTFVAEPKGQSALFEVHSIADEIAARQHQHRCEVLLLEAVNADTQQAQALNVAEGTRIFHSLMVHFENDVPVQIEDRCVNAEVVPEYLQQDYTNTTAHDYLSLIAPLTEGEHIVEAVKASAEECRLLTIHEHDPCLLIRRRTWSRTGIVSHARLIFPGSRYRLQGHFPS